A genomic region of Metopolophium dirhodum isolate CAU chromosome 1, ASM1992520v1, whole genome shotgun sequence contains the following coding sequences:
- the LOC132933604 gene encoding ATP-dependent zinc metalloprotease YME1L isoform X2, which produces MFTLGFTIPTQVAAAFPLRITIQGQKSNLKQNKIDVKNKTVEDILPDYAKSLLDNIPVEKVDEYLMNRPTYTVQCNVKKHQNILRLLQKTVNKKLGLKCHQTVDNTNNHILIVSSTRDSSAKHFLHRPKPYFADVQFRSFKTERISSKENDEKMINRLREMLSLPKGSDLKGTDLFSGMESIKWKDLLKNENINKEEIDRLKISFAEGYLVAKDQKGNTTKSQKWWKIVQSSLVIGFLLSSLISIFGTMFKIQLTNQVEVNSEEITVTFNDVKGVDEAKQELRDIVEFLKHPSKFSSLGGKLPKGVLLVGPPGTGKTLLARAVAGEAGVPFFHAAGSEFDEILVGQGARRIRDLFKAAKEKSPCVIFIDEIDSVGAKRTNSVLHPYANQTINQLLTEMDGFHQNQSIIVLGATNRREDLDRALLRPGRFDIEVDVPLPDYAGRKQILDLYLKKILSKDIDVDLLARGTSGFTGADIENMVNQAAVKAASDGATTVSMKYLENSRDKILMGPEKKSKIPDEEANTITAYHEGGHAIVAYFTKYSHPLHKVTIMPRGSSLGHTAYIPAKEEYHITKARMLALMDTMMGGRAAEELIFGPEKVTTGASNDLKQATNIATRMVKELGMSEKVGLRTHESQSNEIMSFNDLSPATNELIDNEIKRIMQESYERAKSILNVHHKEHKLLAEALLKYETLDADDVKALLSKKA; this is translated from the exons ATGTTCACTCTTGGATTTACCATACCTACGCAG gtagCTGCGGCATTTCCTCTTAGAATCACTATTCAAGGCCAGAAGTctaatttgaaacaaaataaaattgatgtcAAAAACAAAACCGTTGAAGATATATTGCCAGACTATGCTAAATCg ctTTTAGATAATATACCTGTTGAAAAAGTTGATGAATATTTAATGAACCGGCCCACATATACTGTTCAGTGTAATGTGAagaaacatcaaaatattttacgtttGTTGCAAAAAACAGTGAATAAAAAACTTGGTCTAAAATGTCACCAAACTGTGGATAATACaaacaatcatattttaattgtatcaaGTACACGTGACTCATCTGCCAAACACTTCTTACATCGTCCTAAACCTTATTTTGCAG atgttCAATTCAGAAGCTTTAAGACTGAACGTATTTCTAGTAAGGAAAACgatgaaaaaatgataaatcgTTTAAGAGAAATGCTATCACTTCCTAAAGGAAGTGACTTGAAAGGTACTGATTTATTTTCAGGCATGGAATCTATTAAGTGGAAAG acctACTTAAGAATGAAAACATTAACAAAGAAGAAATAGATAggttaaaaatatcttttgcGGAAGGATATCTTGTGGCCAAAGACCAAAAAGGAAATACTACCAAATCTCAAAAATGGTGGAAAATTGTTCAGTCTTCGCTTGTAATTGGATTCTTACTTAGTTCATTGATTTCTATATTTG GAACTATGTTCAAGATACAACTCACAAATCAGGTTGAAGTGAATTCTGAAGAAATTACAGTGACTTTTAATGATGTTAAAGGa GTTGATGAAGCTAAACAAGAGTTGAGAGATATTGTGGAGTTTCTTAAACATCCATCAAAATTTTCGTCTTTAGGTGGAAAGTTACCaaaag GTGTATTACTTGTTGGACCTCCGGGAACTGGAAAAACGTTATTAGCTCGAGCTGTTGCCGGAGAAGCTGGAGTGCCATTTTTCCATGCAGCTGGTTCtgaatttgatgaaattttagTTGGACAAGGCGCTAGACGAATTCGCGATCTTTTTA aagcGGCAAAAGAAAAATCGCCTtgtgttatatttattgatgaaattGATTCCGTTGGTGCAAAAAGAACAAATTCTGTTTTACATCCATATGCTAATCAAACAATAAATCAGTTACTTACTGAAATGGACGG GTTTCAtcaaaatcaaagcattattgtACTCGGAGCAACTAATAGACGTGAGGATTTGGATCGAGCATTGCTTCGTCCAGGCCGTTTTGACATTGAAGttgat gttcCTCTTCCAGACTATGCAGgacgaaaacaaattttagacTTGTATCTAAAGAAAATACTTAGCAAGGACATTGATGTAGATTTGTTGGCTAGAGGAACTAGTGGTTTTACTGGTGCCgatattgaaaatatggttAACCAAGCAGCCGTAAAAGCTGCAAGTGATGGAGCTACAACTGTGTCTatgaaatatttggaaaattctAGGGACAAAATATTGATGG GTccggaaaaaaaatcaaagattCCTGATGAGGAAGCAAATACAATAACTGCGTACCATGAAGGTGGACATGCAATTGTTGCATATTTCACTAAATATTCTCATCCACTTCATAAGGTTACAATAATGCCAAGAGGATCCTCGTTAGGCCAT ACTGCATATATACCAGCAAAAGAAGAATACCACATTACAAAAGCTAGAATGTTAGCTTTAATGGATACAATGATGGGTGGTCGTGCTGCTGAAGAATTAATATTTGGTCCAGAAAAAGTTACAACTGGCGCTTCAAATGATTTAAAA CAAGCTACTAATATTGCAACTAGAATGGTGAAAGAACTTGGAATGTCTGAAAAAGTTGGACTTCGTACTCATGAGTCTCAGTCAAATGAAATAATGAGTTTTAATGATCTAAGTCCGGCTACAAATGAACTCATTGATAATGAAATCAAAAGGATTATGCAG gAATCTTATGAACGtgcaaaaagtatattaaatgttcaccaTAAAGAACATAAGCTTTTGGCTGAAGCATTACTTAAGTATGAAACATTAGACGCAGATGACGTTAAAGCACTTTTAAGTAAGAAGGCATAA
- the LOC132933604 gene encoding ATP-dependent zinc metalloprotease YME1L isoform X3, with protein sequence MFTLGFTIPTQVAAAFPLRITIQGQKSNLKQNKIDVKNKTVEDILPDYAKSLLDNIPVEKVDEYLMNRPTYTVQCNVKKHQNILRLLQKTVNKKLGLKCHQTVDNTNNHILIVSSTRDSSAKHFLHRPKPYFADVQFRSFKTERISSKENDEKMINRLREMLSLPKGSDLKDLLKNENINKEEIDRLKISFAEGYLVAKDQKGNTTKSQKWWKIVQSSLVIGFLLSSLISIFVIVTGTMFKIQLTNQVEVNSEEITVTFNDVKGVDEAKQELRDIVEFLKHPSKFSSLGGKLPKGVLLVGPPGTGKTLLARAVAGEAGVPFFHAAGSEFDEILVGQGARRIRDLFKAAKEKSPCVIFIDEIDSVGAKRTNSVLHPYANQTINQLLTEMDGFHQNQSIIVLGATNRREDLDRALLRPGRFDIEVDVPLPDYAGRKQILDLYLKKILSKDIDVDLLARGTSGFTGADIENMVNQAAVKAASDGATTVSMKYLENSRDKILMGPEKKSKIPDEEANTITAYHEGGHAIVAYFTKYSHPLHKVTIMPRGSSLGHTAYIPAKEEYHITKARMLALMDTMMGGRAAEELIFGPEKVTTGASNDLKQATNIATRMVKELGMSEKVGLRTHESQSNEIMSFNDLSPATNELIDNEIKRIMQESYERAKSILNVHHKEHKLLAEALLKYETLDADDVKALLSKKA encoded by the exons ATGTTCACTCTTGGATTTACCATACCTACGCAG gtagCTGCGGCATTTCCTCTTAGAATCACTATTCAAGGCCAGAAGTctaatttgaaacaaaataaaattgatgtcAAAAACAAAACCGTTGAAGATATATTGCCAGACTATGCTAAATCg ctTTTAGATAATATACCTGTTGAAAAAGTTGATGAATATTTAATGAACCGGCCCACATATACTGTTCAGTGTAATGTGAagaaacatcaaaatattttacgtttGTTGCAAAAAACAGTGAATAAAAAACTTGGTCTAAAATGTCACCAAACTGTGGATAATACaaacaatcatattttaattgtatcaaGTACACGTGACTCATCTGCCAAACACTTCTTACATCGTCCTAAACCTTATTTTGCAG atgttCAATTCAGAAGCTTTAAGACTGAACGTATTTCTAGTAAGGAAAACgatgaaaaaatgataaatcgTTTAAGAGAAATGCTATCACTTCCTAAAGGAAGTGACTTGAAAG acctACTTAAGAATGAAAACATTAACAAAGAAGAAATAGATAggttaaaaatatcttttgcGGAAGGATATCTTGTGGCCAAAGACCAAAAAGGAAATACTACCAAATCTCAAAAATGGTGGAAAATTGTTCAGTCTTCGCTTGTAATTGGATTCTTACTTAGTTCATTGATTTCTATATTTG tgatcGTTACAGGAACTATGTTCAAGATACAACTCACAAATCAGGTTGAAGTGAATTCTGAAGAAATTACAGTGACTTTTAATGATGTTAAAGGa GTTGATGAAGCTAAACAAGAGTTGAGAGATATTGTGGAGTTTCTTAAACATCCATCAAAATTTTCGTCTTTAGGTGGAAAGTTACCaaaag GTGTATTACTTGTTGGACCTCCGGGAACTGGAAAAACGTTATTAGCTCGAGCTGTTGCCGGAGAAGCTGGAGTGCCATTTTTCCATGCAGCTGGTTCtgaatttgatgaaattttagTTGGACAAGGCGCTAGACGAATTCGCGATCTTTTTA aagcGGCAAAAGAAAAATCGCCTtgtgttatatttattgatgaaattGATTCCGTTGGTGCAAAAAGAACAAATTCTGTTTTACATCCATATGCTAATCAAACAATAAATCAGTTACTTACTGAAATGGACGG GTTTCAtcaaaatcaaagcattattgtACTCGGAGCAACTAATAGACGTGAGGATTTGGATCGAGCATTGCTTCGTCCAGGCCGTTTTGACATTGAAGttgat gttcCTCTTCCAGACTATGCAGgacgaaaacaaattttagacTTGTATCTAAAGAAAATACTTAGCAAGGACATTGATGTAGATTTGTTGGCTAGAGGAACTAGTGGTTTTACTGGTGCCgatattgaaaatatggttAACCAAGCAGCCGTAAAAGCTGCAAGTGATGGAGCTACAACTGTGTCTatgaaatatttggaaaattctAGGGACAAAATATTGATGG GTccggaaaaaaaatcaaagattCCTGATGAGGAAGCAAATACAATAACTGCGTACCATGAAGGTGGACATGCAATTGTTGCATATTTCACTAAATATTCTCATCCACTTCATAAGGTTACAATAATGCCAAGAGGATCCTCGTTAGGCCAT ACTGCATATATACCAGCAAAAGAAGAATACCACATTACAAAAGCTAGAATGTTAGCTTTAATGGATACAATGATGGGTGGTCGTGCTGCTGAAGAATTAATATTTGGTCCAGAAAAAGTTACAACTGGCGCTTCAAATGATTTAAAA CAAGCTACTAATATTGCAACTAGAATGGTGAAAGAACTTGGAATGTCTGAAAAAGTTGGACTTCGTACTCATGAGTCTCAGTCAAATGAAATAATGAGTTTTAATGATCTAAGTCCGGCTACAAATGAACTCATTGATAATGAAATCAAAAGGATTATGCAG gAATCTTATGAACGtgcaaaaagtatattaaatgttcaccaTAAAGAACATAAGCTTTTGGCTGAAGCATTACTTAAGTATGAAACATTAGACGCAGATGACGTTAAAGCACTTTTAAGTAAGAAGGCATAA
- the LOC132933604 gene encoding ATP-dependent zinc metalloprotease YME1L isoform X1, whose amino-acid sequence MFTLGFTIPTQVAAAFPLRITIQGQKSNLKQNKIDVKNKTVEDILPDYAKSLLDNIPVEKVDEYLMNRPTYTVQCNVKKHQNILRLLQKTVNKKLGLKCHQTVDNTNNHILIVSSTRDSSAKHFLHRPKPYFADVQFRSFKTERISSKENDEKMINRLREMLSLPKGSDLKGTDLFSGMESIKWKDLLKNENINKEEIDRLKISFAEGYLVAKDQKGNTTKSQKWWKIVQSSLVIGFLLSSLISIFVIVTGTMFKIQLTNQVEVNSEEITVTFNDVKGVDEAKQELRDIVEFLKHPSKFSSLGGKLPKGVLLVGPPGTGKTLLARAVAGEAGVPFFHAAGSEFDEILVGQGARRIRDLFKAAKEKSPCVIFIDEIDSVGAKRTNSVLHPYANQTINQLLTEMDGFHQNQSIIVLGATNRREDLDRALLRPGRFDIEVDVPLPDYAGRKQILDLYLKKILSKDIDVDLLARGTSGFTGADIENMVNQAAVKAASDGATTVSMKYLENSRDKILMGPEKKSKIPDEEANTITAYHEGGHAIVAYFTKYSHPLHKVTIMPRGSSLGHTAYIPAKEEYHITKARMLALMDTMMGGRAAEELIFGPEKVTTGASNDLKQATNIATRMVKELGMSEKVGLRTHESQSNEIMSFNDLSPATNELIDNEIKRIMQESYERAKSILNVHHKEHKLLAEALLKYETLDADDVKALLSKKA is encoded by the exons ATGTTCACTCTTGGATTTACCATACCTACGCAG gtagCTGCGGCATTTCCTCTTAGAATCACTATTCAAGGCCAGAAGTctaatttgaaacaaaataaaattgatgtcAAAAACAAAACCGTTGAAGATATATTGCCAGACTATGCTAAATCg ctTTTAGATAATATACCTGTTGAAAAAGTTGATGAATATTTAATGAACCGGCCCACATATACTGTTCAGTGTAATGTGAagaaacatcaaaatattttacgtttGTTGCAAAAAACAGTGAATAAAAAACTTGGTCTAAAATGTCACCAAACTGTGGATAATACaaacaatcatattttaattgtatcaaGTACACGTGACTCATCTGCCAAACACTTCTTACATCGTCCTAAACCTTATTTTGCAG atgttCAATTCAGAAGCTTTAAGACTGAACGTATTTCTAGTAAGGAAAACgatgaaaaaatgataaatcgTTTAAGAGAAATGCTATCACTTCCTAAAGGAAGTGACTTGAAAGGTACTGATTTATTTTCAGGCATGGAATCTATTAAGTGGAAAG acctACTTAAGAATGAAAACATTAACAAAGAAGAAATAGATAggttaaaaatatcttttgcGGAAGGATATCTTGTGGCCAAAGACCAAAAAGGAAATACTACCAAATCTCAAAAATGGTGGAAAATTGTTCAGTCTTCGCTTGTAATTGGATTCTTACTTAGTTCATTGATTTCTATATTTG tgatcGTTACAGGAACTATGTTCAAGATACAACTCACAAATCAGGTTGAAGTGAATTCTGAAGAAATTACAGTGACTTTTAATGATGTTAAAGGa GTTGATGAAGCTAAACAAGAGTTGAGAGATATTGTGGAGTTTCTTAAACATCCATCAAAATTTTCGTCTTTAGGTGGAAAGTTACCaaaag GTGTATTACTTGTTGGACCTCCGGGAACTGGAAAAACGTTATTAGCTCGAGCTGTTGCCGGAGAAGCTGGAGTGCCATTTTTCCATGCAGCTGGTTCtgaatttgatgaaattttagTTGGACAAGGCGCTAGACGAATTCGCGATCTTTTTA aagcGGCAAAAGAAAAATCGCCTtgtgttatatttattgatgaaattGATTCCGTTGGTGCAAAAAGAACAAATTCTGTTTTACATCCATATGCTAATCAAACAATAAATCAGTTACTTACTGAAATGGACGG GTTTCAtcaaaatcaaagcattattgtACTCGGAGCAACTAATAGACGTGAGGATTTGGATCGAGCATTGCTTCGTCCAGGCCGTTTTGACATTGAAGttgat gttcCTCTTCCAGACTATGCAGgacgaaaacaaattttagacTTGTATCTAAAGAAAATACTTAGCAAGGACATTGATGTAGATTTGTTGGCTAGAGGAACTAGTGGTTTTACTGGTGCCgatattgaaaatatggttAACCAAGCAGCCGTAAAAGCTGCAAGTGATGGAGCTACAACTGTGTCTatgaaatatttggaaaattctAGGGACAAAATATTGATGG GTccggaaaaaaaatcaaagattCCTGATGAGGAAGCAAATACAATAACTGCGTACCATGAAGGTGGACATGCAATTGTTGCATATTTCACTAAATATTCTCATCCACTTCATAAGGTTACAATAATGCCAAGAGGATCCTCGTTAGGCCAT ACTGCATATATACCAGCAAAAGAAGAATACCACATTACAAAAGCTAGAATGTTAGCTTTAATGGATACAATGATGGGTGGTCGTGCTGCTGAAGAATTAATATTTGGTCCAGAAAAAGTTACAACTGGCGCTTCAAATGATTTAAAA CAAGCTACTAATATTGCAACTAGAATGGTGAAAGAACTTGGAATGTCTGAAAAAGTTGGACTTCGTACTCATGAGTCTCAGTCAAATGAAATAATGAGTTTTAATGATCTAAGTCCGGCTACAAATGAACTCATTGATAATGAAATCAAAAGGATTATGCAG gAATCTTATGAACGtgcaaaaagtatattaaatgttcaccaTAAAGAACATAAGCTTTTGGCTGAAGCATTACTTAAGTATGAAACATTAGACGCAGATGACGTTAAAGCACTTTTAAGTAAGAAGGCATAA